One window of the Niallia circulans genome contains the following:
- a CDS encoding MgtC/SapB family protein: MDINIDFLLKIGISAGLGLIIGLEREIKRKPVGLKTSLVISIVSCLLTIISIEAAYKFPGSDQVNIQMDPLRLPAQIVSGIGFLGAGVILRRGNDSISGLTTAALIWGAGGIGIAVGAGYYVEALIGVALLLISVKFIPIFMSMIGPRQLREKEIKVKLKADQKENVSTIIKAIRNLRTGIKHIRIKDLETGEHSIYLIIIVDQKREITDVYRDISEIHGVKEIEIESLN, encoded by the coding sequence ATGGATATCAATATAGATTTTTTATTAAAAATAGGTATTTCAGCTGGTCTCGGATTGATCATAGGATTAGAGCGAGAAATTAAACGTAAACCTGTTGGTCTAAAAACCAGTCTTGTAATAAGTATTGTTAGCTGCTTATTAACTATTATTTCGATTGAAGCAGCCTATAAATTCCCTGGTAGTGATCAAGTTAACATCCAAATGGATCCCTTGCGTTTACCGGCTCAAATTGTTTCTGGGATCGGTTTTTTAGGTGCTGGAGTTATACTTAGAAGAGGAAATGATAGTATTTCCGGATTAACTACAGCAGCATTAATATGGGGAGCAGGAGGCATAGGTATTGCCGTTGGAGCTGGTTATTATGTAGAAGCTTTAATTGGTGTCGCTCTTCTATTAATTAGTGTTAAATTCATACCAATTTTTATGAGTATGATTGGTCCTCGTCAGCTGAGAGAAAAAGAAATTAAAGTAAAACTAAAAGCTGATCAAAAAGAAAACGTCTCAACTATTATTAAAGCGATACGTAATTTAAGAACAGGAATAAAACATATACGAATTAAAGACTTAGAAACGGGAGAACATTCAATTTACCTTATTATCATAGTTGATCAAAAAAGAGAAATAACTGATGTTTATAGAGATATTTCTGAAATTCATGGTGTGAAGGAAATTGAAATAGAGAGTTTAAATTGA
- a CDS encoding saccharopine dehydrogenase family protein encodes MGKALIIGAGGVASVVAHKCCQVPDVFEEICIASRTLSKCEAIKDKIDGGKTKVSVAQVDADKTEEVIELINSFKPEIVINVALPYQDLTIMDACLATGVHYLDTANYEPPETAKFEYKWQWEYKQKFEEAGLTALLGSGFDPGVTGVFTAYAQKHHFDEINYIDIVDANGGDHGYPFATNFNPEINIREITANGRYWENGKWIETPPLSEKREYDLDQIGPKNIYLLYHEELESLAVNIKGLKRIRFWMTFSDNYLNHLKVLENVGMTSIEPINYEGKEIIPLQFLKEILPDPASLGPRTKGKTNIGCIIQGTKDGKPKTYYVYNICDHQECYREVGSQAISYTTGVPTMIGAMLIMKGQWKRPGVYNVEEFDPDPFMDALNKYGLPWQENFSPTLID; translated from the coding sequence TTGGGAAAAGCATTAATTATTGGTGCTGGCGGAGTGGCAAGTGTTGTCGCACATAAATGCTGTCAAGTACCGGATGTATTCGAAGAAATTTGCATTGCAAGCAGAACACTTTCAAAGTGTGAAGCAATTAAAGATAAAATTGATGGTGGCAAAACAAAGGTTTCTGTTGCCCAAGTAGATGCCGATAAAACGGAAGAAGTAATTGAGTTAATCAATAGCTTTAAACCAGAAATCGTAATCAACGTTGCCTTACCATACCAAGATTTAACTATAATGGATGCGTGTCTAGCTACAGGGGTACATTACTTAGATACTGCAAACTATGAACCACCTGAAACAGCTAAATTTGAATATAAATGGCAATGGGAATATAAGCAAAAATTTGAAGAAGCTGGCTTAACTGCTCTTCTTGGAAGTGGGTTTGATCCAGGAGTAACAGGTGTTTTCACGGCTTATGCACAAAAACATCATTTTGATGAAATTAATTATATTGATATTGTTGATGCTAATGGTGGAGACCATGGCTATCCATTTGCTACAAACTTTAATCCAGAAATCAACATTCGTGAAATTACAGCGAACGGAAGATATTGGGAAAACGGCAAATGGATCGAAACACCACCGCTTTCTGAAAAAAGAGAATATGATTTAGACCAAATTGGTCCTAAAAATATTTATCTTTTATACCATGAGGAACTAGAATCATTAGCAGTAAATATTAAAGGACTTAAGAGAATCCGTTTCTGGATGACTTTCTCTGATAATTATCTAAACCACTTAAAGGTTCTTGAAAATGTTGGAATGACATCTATTGAACCAATCAATTATGAAGGAAAAGAGATTATCCCATTACAGTTTTTAAAAGAAATTCTTCCTGATCCTGCATCACTTGGACCAAGAACAAAAGGAAAAACTAATATTGGCTGTATCATTCAAGGTACAAAAGATGGAAAGCCTAAAACTTATTATGTATATAATATTTGTGATCACCAAGAGTGTTATCGCGAGGTAGGATCTCAAGCAATTTCATATACAACTGGTGTTCCAACGATGATTGGTGCCATGCTTATCATGAAAGGTCAATGGAAGCGTCCAGGCGTATACAATGTAGAGGAATTTGATCCAGATCCATTCATGGATGCTTTAAATAAATATGGATTACCATGGCAGGAGAACTTCTCTCCAACTCTTATAGATTGA
- the nspC gene encoding carboxynorspermidine decarboxylase, with protein sequence MKKIDFTQAPSPSYVVDERLLTRNLEILQSVQERTGAKILLALKGFSMHSVFPLVGKYLAGVTSSSLFEARLGYEKMGKEVHAYAPAYAESEFDELLQYTDHIVFNSHSQWNRFKDKVQNAEKKIDVGLRINPEYSEIETQLYNPCAPYSRFGITLDNFNPEELDGIDGLHFHTMCEQNSDTLKRTIKVVDEKFGEYIKKMKWINFGGGHHITRPDYDIETLVESILFIKEKYNVDVYLEPGEAIALNTGYLVSTVLDIVHNGMDIAILDTSATCHMPDVLEMPYRPNIIDAGEPGENEYTYRLGGMTCLAGDVIGDYSFKEPLKPGDKIVFCDMAHYTMVKNHMFNGVNLPSIASYNEEEGLKVIRQFVFEDYSNRLS encoded by the coding sequence ATGAAAAAGATTGATTTTACACAAGCTCCATCACCAAGTTACGTAGTGGACGAGCGTCTTTTAACAAGAAACTTAGAAATTTTACAGTCTGTACAGGAACGTACAGGAGCAAAAATTCTACTTGCATTAAAGGGTTTTTCCATGCATTCTGTATTTCCTCTAGTAGGTAAATACTTAGCAGGAGTAACATCCAGTTCGTTATTCGAAGCTAGACTTGGCTATGAGAAAATGGGAAAAGAAGTACATGCGTATGCACCTGCATATGCCGAAAGCGAGTTTGATGAATTACTTCAATATACTGACCATATCGTCTTTAATTCGCATAGTCAGTGGAATCGGTTTAAAGATAAGGTGCAAAATGCTGAGAAGAAAATTGATGTAGGTCTTCGAATCAATCCTGAATACTCAGAAATTGAGACACAGCTTTATAACCCATGTGCTCCATACTCTCGATTCGGTATTACCTTGGATAACTTTAATCCAGAAGAATTAGATGGAATAGATGGACTTCATTTTCATACGATGTGTGAGCAAAATTCGGATACTTTAAAACGCACGATAAAAGTAGTCGATGAGAAGTTCGGCGAATATATAAAAAAAATGAAGTGGATTAATTTTGGTGGAGGACATCATATTACTCGTCCAGATTATGATATTGAAACTTTAGTTGAATCCATATTATTTATAAAAGAAAAATATAATGTAGATGTTTATTTAGAACCAGGTGAAGCTATTGCTTTGAATACAGGTTACTTAGTATCCACTGTCCTTGATATTGTTCATAATGGAATGGATATTGCTATACTTGATACATCAGCAACCTGTCATATGCCAGATGTACTTGAAATGCCCTATCGACCTAATATTATTGATGCTGGAGAGCCTGGCGAAAATGAATATACCTATAGACTTGGCGGCATGACCTGCTTAGCCGGAGATGTTATTGGGGATTACTCTTTCAAAGAGCCACTAAAGCCTGGCGATAAAATTGTCTTCTGTGACATGGCCCACTATACAATGGTTAAAAACCATATGTTTAACGGTGTTAATTTACCTTCTATTGCTTCTTATAATGAAGAAGAAGGCTTAAAAGTTATTCGCCAGTTTGTCTTCGAAGATTACAGTAATCGCTTATCTTAA
- a CDS encoding ATP-binding protein, which produces MEAILLLMVSLVPLIISVTIIFYSQSQLTKALSLFLCMLSFWQMDIAVLYAGDFLSQGTIELLFKIFRLGTICIMPVMYYFSYYLVSEHKEFKRFRVLFNKPFLYVLILYSLFAYFINFTSLGVKDFIIIDGNLLSSKYILPIYGKWNVLFILNIVLLYLNTIILLVISFKIRDPIYKSFYIKFVIAVLIIYINGVFSGFIFIPLFFSSFNSLIAAVILFLSFFQMQSTHLNNMNAELSRQSELLEAIMDINPNYLLVKNKKEQIVKMNPSFLELLSLENNNWLGRPFSYIEKRINMETDEPHRFVDSSGKNYFITWGKKELIHSTGEEYHIYFGHDITDQKHNEQLMISSEKLKVVGEMAASVAHEIRNPLTTIRGFIQLLKEKNDASGYETILLDEIDRINEVLKELLILSKPEAKANDNNALPSTKVFLELKNLKVLFHALANEQNKEIILENRENKELIASIDNSQFKQVLLNILKNSIEAVAPQTGKVKAILDQKDDFCRIRIIDNGDGISKERLARIGEPYYTSKEKGTGIGLTICLKLLKQNKGDMVVKSKEGWGTAVTIVLPCFL; this is translated from the coding sequence GTGGAAGCTATATTATTATTGATGGTTTCGTTAGTTCCACTCATTATTTCTGTGACTATTATTTTTTATTCACAGTCTCAATTAACAAAAGCCTTATCTCTTTTCTTATGTATGCTCTCCTTCTGGCAAATGGATATCGCAGTTTTATATGCAGGAGATTTCTTAAGTCAGGGGACAATCGAACTCTTATTTAAAATATTCCGGCTAGGAACCATTTGTATAATGCCAGTTATGTATTATTTTTCATATTACTTAGTAAGTGAACATAAAGAGTTTAAACGATTTAGAGTATTGTTTAATAAACCATTTTTATACGTTTTAATTTTATATAGTTTATTTGCCTATTTTATTAATTTTACTAGCCTTGGTGTGAAGGATTTTATTATAATCGATGGAAATTTACTTTCATCTAAGTATATTCTCCCGATTTACGGAAAGTGGAATGTATTATTCATCTTAAATATTGTTTTATTATATTTGAACACTATCATTTTATTGGTGATTTCCTTTAAAATTAGGGATCCCATTTATAAAAGCTTTTATATCAAATTTGTAATCGCTGTTTTAATCATCTATATTAATGGTGTATTTAGTGGTTTTATTTTTATTCCATTATTTTTCTCTAGTTTTAACTCTTTGATCGCGGCCGTTATTTTATTTTTAAGCTTTTTTCAAATGCAATCGACACACTTGAATAATATGAATGCAGAGTTATCGAGGCAAAGTGAGTTACTCGAAGCTATTATGGATATAAACCCGAATTATTTATTAGTTAAAAATAAGAAGGAACAAATAGTAAAGATGAATCCGTCCTTCTTAGAACTATTATCGCTTGAAAACAATAATTGGTTAGGGCGTCCATTTTCTTATATAGAAAAACGTATTAATATGGAGACAGACGAACCACATCGATTTGTCGATAGCAGCGGGAAGAACTATTTTATTACTTGGGGGAAAAAAGAACTTATACATAGTACTGGAGAAGAATATCATATTTATTTTGGACATGATATTACGGATCAGAAGCATAATGAACAACTAATGATTTCTTCTGAAAAATTAAAAGTGGTAGGAGAGATGGCTGCTAGTGTTGCCCATGAAATTCGAAATCCGTTGACAACTATTAGAGGGTTTATCCAGCTTTTGAAGGAAAAAAACGATGCATCGGGTTATGAAACGATATTACTAGATGAAATTGATCGGATTAATGAAGTCTTAAAAGAGTTGCTTATACTTAGTAAGCCTGAGGCGAAAGCAAATGATAATAATGCTCTTCCGAGTACAAAAGTATTTTTAGAATTAAAAAATCTAAAAGTCCTATTTCATGCTCTGGCTAATGAACAAAATAAAGAGATCATCTTAGAAAATAGGGAGAATAAAGAATTAATAGCTTCTATTGATAATTCTCAATTTAAACAAGTTTTATTAAATATATTGAAAAATAGTATAGAGGCAGTTGCACCTCAAACAGGGAAAGTGAAAGCGATACTCGACCAAAAAGATGATTTTTGTAGAATTAGAATAATTGATAATGGAGACGGAATAAGTAAAGAAAGGCTAGCTAGGATTGGAGAACCATATTATACAAGCAAAGAAAAAGGAACTGGAATAGGCTTAACGATATGTCTAAAGCTTCTCAAGCAAAATAAGGGAGATATGGTAGTGAAAAGTAAAGAAGGATGGGGAACTGCAGTTACCATTGTCTTACCTTGTTTTCTTTAA
- a CDS encoding beta-ketoacyl synthase N-terminal-like domain-containing protein, which translates to MKAVITGMGIIGAGFSNIVEFMTVLQSNKSMLKQEKYEGKYIYTGRVKEEQINKVHKRQEKMSKPVRMILHACKEAIEQANISVRDYRTAVIVGSSAGGLAEISKATFSLEKGKRLSPYTIGNMNANSLSSSISAYLQLNGIALSLANSCTSGIDALNLARILIESNQIDVCIVGASDESICDPIIKGFLPHRVLQAGNKPQPSFGPFSGGKGFSISEGAGVLIVENEQVAIQRHASILGKVEATSVTQDAISPFQSDSTGLLMEKAVAECLQENMPTYINSQALGIMENDHIEIGVYKRFLKDLRFLLHPLRERSGMLWEFRRFFK; encoded by the coding sequence ATGAAAGCAGTTATTACTGGAATGGGAATAATAGGAGCAGGATTTTCCAATATAGTAGAGTTTATGACAGTGCTTCAAAGTAATAAAAGTATGTTGAAACAGGAGAAATATGAAGGGAAATACATATACACAGGTAGAGTGAAGGAAGAGCAAATAAACAAGGTACATAAAAGGCAAGAAAAAATGTCTAAACCTGTTCGAATGATTCTCCATGCATGTAAAGAAGCAATAGAACAGGCCAATATAAGCGTTAGAGACTATCGAACAGCAGTCATTGTCGGTTCTTCGGCTGGTGGCTTAGCAGAAATCAGTAAAGCTACTTTTTCTTTGGAAAAAGGCAAGAGGCTTTCTCCTTATACTATTGGAAATATGAATGCTAATTCTCTATCTTCTAGTATTAGTGCTTATTTGCAGTTAAATGGTATAGCATTATCATTGGCAAATAGTTGTACATCGGGTATAGATGCATTAAATTTAGCGAGAATATTAATTGAGTCAAACCAAATTGATGTTTGCATAGTTGGTGCTAGTGATGAATCAATTTGTGATCCTATAATAAAAGGGTTCCTTCCACATCGTGTTTTACAAGCTGGAAATAAACCTCAACCCTCCTTTGGGCCATTTTCAGGTGGGAAAGGATTTTCGATTTCGGAAGGAGCAGGTGTTTTAATTGTTGAAAATGAGCAAGTCGCCATTCAGCGTCATGCATCCATATTAGGAAAAGTAGAAGCTACAAGTGTAACACAGGACGCTATCTCTCCTTTTCAGTCAGACTCAACAGGTTTGCTTATGGAAAAAGCAGTTGCTGAATGTTTACAGGAGAATATGCCAACCTACATAAATAGTCAGGCTTTAGGAATAATGGAAAATGATCATATTGAAATCGGTGTATATAAGAGGTTTTTGAAGGATCTAAGATTCCTATTACATCCATTAAGGGAACGGTCGGGCATGCTATGGGAGTTTCGCCGCTTTTTCAAATAA
- the tlp gene encoding small acid-soluble spore protein Tlp, which translates to MSYQKPNPDNRSDNVEKLQDMVQNTLENIDKAEETLVNASSDEKEMIQQKNKRREAAVQSFREEIQDEASDRENGYQ; encoded by the coding sequence ATGAGTTATCAAAAGCCCAACCCTGATAATCGTTCTGATAATGTAGAAAAATTACAGGACATGGTACAAAACACGTTAGAAAATATTGATAAAGCGGAAGAAACGCTGGTAAATGCTAGTTCTGATGAAAAAGAAATGATTCAACAAAAGAATAAAAGAAGAGAAGCTGCAGTTCAGTCGTTTAGAGAAGAAATCCAAGATGAAGCATCTGATAGAGAAAATGGGTATCAGTAA
- a CDS encoding zinc-dependent alcohol dehydrogenase family protein, whose translation MKAMIIEAFGDSTVFKLKEIETLDLLPDQVRIKVKATSVNPIDLKVRGGAVPGVSPAFPAILHGDVAGVIEEVGEAVPSFQIGDEVYGCAGGFKGMQGALAEYMIADYRLIAHKPRNITMEEAAAIPLVGITAWESLFTKGCLKKGDKILVHGGAGGVGHIAIQLAKWVGAVVSTTVSTMEKQAIVKKIGADHIINYREVSVREYVDKYTAGKGYPLIFDTVGGRNLDHSFEAAALNGSVLTIAARSTHDLTPLHSKGLSLHVTFMLLKMLNEDSRIEHGNILRNITKIVEENKLKPFLDKKTFSFEEISKAHEYLESGNAVGKVVLVNKW comes from the coding sequence TTGAAAGCGATGATAATTGAAGCATTTGGTGATTCTACGGTATTTAAGCTGAAGGAAATAGAAACACTTGATTTATTGCCAGATCAAGTACGTATAAAGGTAAAAGCTACCAGTGTCAATCCTATTGATCTTAAAGTGAGAGGTGGAGCGGTACCGGGAGTTTCTCCGGCTTTTCCCGCTATTTTACACGGAGATGTAGCGGGTGTTATTGAAGAAGTAGGAGAGGCAGTACCATCCTTTCAAATTGGCGATGAAGTATATGGATGTGCTGGCGGTTTTAAGGGAATGCAAGGTGCATTGGCTGAATATATGATTGCTGATTATCGACTCATAGCACATAAACCAAGAAATATCACCATGGAAGAAGCAGCTGCAATCCCCCTTGTTGGGATAACAGCATGGGAATCTTTATTTACTAAAGGTTGTTTAAAGAAAGGAGATAAAATCCTTGTTCACGGTGGAGCAGGCGGAGTAGGTCATATCGCCATTCAGCTCGCTAAATGGGTTGGAGCCGTTGTCTCTACAACCGTTTCAACCATGGAAAAACAAGCGATTGTTAAAAAAATAGGTGCAGACCATATTATTAATTATCGAGAAGTATCAGTGAGAGAATATGTTGATAAATATACAGCTGGAAAAGGCTATCCGCTGATCTTTGATACTGTCGGCGGTAGAAATCTAGACCATTCATTTGAAGCAGCTGCTTTAAATGGAAGTGTTCTAACAATTGCTGCTAGATCCACACATGATTTAACTCCTTTACATTCGAAAGGGCTTTCGTTACATGTAACATTTATGCTTCTCAAGATGCTTAATGAGGATTCGCGAATAGAGCATGGGAATATTTTACGCAATATTACGAAGATAGTAGAAGAAAATAAGTTAAAGCCCTTCCTTGATAAAAAAACATTTTCTTTCGAGGAAATAAGTAAAGCGCATGAATATCTAGAATCAGGCAATGCTGTCGGAAAAGTAGTGCTTGTAAATAAATGGTAG